In Platichthys flesus chromosome 20, fPlaFle2.1, whole genome shotgun sequence, a single genomic region encodes these proteins:
- the hbbe2 gene encoding hemoglobin beta embryonic-2, whose translation MVQWTEQERTIITSIFSSLDYDDIGPKALSRCLIVYPWTQRYFGSFGNLYNAEAIKTNPAIAAHGIKVLHGLDRAVKNMDDIKGTYAELSVLHSEKLHVDPDNFRLLADCLTIVIAAKLGNGFTPDIQSAFQKFLAVVVSALGRQYH comes from the exons ATGGTTCAGTGGACTGAGCAGGAGCGCACCATCATCACCAGCATCTTCTCCAGCCTGGACTATGATGATATCGGACCCAAAGCCCTGAGCAG gtGTCTGATCGTCTACCCCTGGACCCAGAGGTACTTCGGCTCCTTCGGCAACCTCTACAACGCCGAGGCCATCAAGACCAACCCGGCCATCGCGGCCCACGGGATCAAGGTCCTGCATGGCCTGGACCGAGCCGTCAAGAACATGGACGACATCAAGGGCACGTACGCCGAGCTGAGCGTCCTGCACTCCGAGAAGCTGCACGTCGACCCCGACAACTTCAGG ctcctggcTGACTGCCTGACCATCGTCATCGCCGCCAAATTGGGAAACGGCTTCACTCCTGACATCCAGTCCGCGTTCCAGAAGTTCCTGGCCGTGGTGGTGTCCGCTCTGGGAAGGCAGTACCACTAA
- the hbae5 gene encoding hemoglobin, alpha embryonic 5, whose protein sequence is MSLSEKDKAAVRAMWAKIGKSADMVGADALGRMLVIYPQTKTYFSHWADLRPGSKPVKEHGKRIITAIGQGVAKIDDLNSGMLELSELHAFKLRVDPANFKILSHCILVVLANMFPKEFTPEVHVSMDKYLACLSLALSERYR, encoded by the exons ATGAGTCTGTCCGAGAAAGACAAGGCCGCCGTCAGGGCCATGTGGGCCAAGATCGGCAAGTCAGCGGATATGGTTGGGGCTGATGCTCTGGGCAG GATGCTCGTCATCTACCCGCAAACCAAGACCTACTTCTCCCACTGGGCGGACCTGAGGCCCGGCTCTAAACCAGTGAAGGAGCACGGGAAGAGGATTATTACCGCAATCGGTCAGGGGGTGGCAAAGATCGACGACCTCAACAGCGGCATGCTGGAGCTCAGCGAGCTGCACGCCTTCAAGCTGAGAGTTGACCCGGCGAACTTCAAG ATCCTGAGCCACTGCATCCTTGTGGTGCTGGCCAACATGTTCCCCAAGGAGTTCACCCCCGAGGTCCACGTCTCCATGGACAAATACCTGGCCTGCCTGTCCCTGGCTCTCTCTGAGAGATACCGCTGA
- the aqp8a.2 gene encoding aquaporin-8a.2, whose protein sequence is MGVEKMEMEDSTLMEKGQKKPAPPAPNRYERLFQPCLAEMIGTMFFVFVGCVSVIENVPAAGRLQPALVHGLAVAVMVAVMDNISGSHFNPPFTIAIYLCGGMELMMVGPYLACQLIGGVLGAGMSKMMTPTNRYFNATGAAFDILKSESQLSGAIFGEVAMTCLITMVVLLVAVNHKTKTPLAPFLVGSTVIINVLAGGDVSGTCLNPARAFGPAVMTNYWTYHWVYWVGPIGGGVVAAALLRLVLGDDKLRVVMKS, encoded by the exons ATGGGAGTCgagaaaatggaaatggaaGACTCCACTCTCATGGAGAAGGGCCAGAAGAAGCCGGCTCCCCCTGCTCCCAACAGGTATGAGAGGCTGTTCCAGCCCTGCTTGGCCGAGATGATCGGGACCATGTTCTTCGTTTTCGTCGGCTGTGTGTCGGTCATCGAAAACGTGCCTGCAGCTGGACGCCTGCAGCCGGCTCTGGTGCACGGACTGGCTGTGGCTGTGATGGTGGCGGTCATGGACAACATCAG TGGCTCCCACTTCAACCCTCCCTTCACAATTGCCATTTACCTATGCGGAGGCATGGAGCTGATGATGGTGGGACCTTATCTTGCCTGCCAGCTGATTGGAGGAGTGCTCGGAGCGGGAATGTCCAAG ATGATGACCCCCACAAATCGATACTTCAACGCCACAGGAGCCGCGTTCGATATCCTCAAGTCCGAGAGCCAGCTGTCCGGGGCCATCTTCGGGGAGGTGGCCATGACCTGCCTGATCACCatggtggtgctgctggtggccGTCAACCACAAGACCAAGACCCCATTGGCTCCCTTCCTGGTGGGCTCCACTGTCATCATCAACGTCTTGGCAGG AGGTGATGTATCGGGGACGTGTCTGAACCCAGCCAGGGCTTTCGGCCCCGCAGTGATGACCAACTACTGGACCTACCACTGGGTGTACTGGGTGGGACCCATAGGAGGAGGTGTggtggctgctgctctgctcag gcTCGTCCTCGGTGATGACAAGTTACGAGTGGTTATGAAATCATAA
- the lcmt1 gene encoding leucine carboxyl methyltransferase 1: MAARRPVTDSDTSDEAVRATCDDATICKRFASSKGYWKDPYIQYFVRSVGERKAPEINRGYYARVQGVNHLLDAFIRKAECDCQVVNLGAGLDTTFWRLKDENLLPRKFFEVDFPTIVARKIHNIKTKPPLSKPIIETHSTDSLLLDSHSLDSDRYCIIGADLRDISNMDEKLKKFQLNPELPTLFLSECVLVYMRPSQSSNLLHWAAETFHTAMFISYEQVNMSDRFGQVMIENLQRRQCTLAGVEACQSLDSQRERFLKTGWEQADALDMMTVYSMLPQDDVARIERLEFLDERELLQQLLQHYSICWAFKDKLNLGLSQLAF, from the exons ATGGCAGCTCGACGACCCGTCACGGACTCGGACACTTCGGATGAGGCAGTGAGGGCGACGTGCGACGATGCGACCATATGCAAACG GTTTGCTTCCAGTAAAGGCTACTGGAAGGACCCATACATTCAATACTTTGTGAGATCTGTCGGAGAGAGAAAGGCCCCTGAAATCAACAGAG GTTACTATGCCCGAGTTCAAGGGgtcaaccacctcctcgacgcGTTCATAAGGAAAGCAGAGTGTGACTGTCAGGTAGTCAACCTGGGAGCCGGACTGGACACCACATTTTGGAGACTAAAG GATGAAAACCTCCTGCCACGGAAGTTTTTTGAAGTTGACTTTCCTACCATCGTGGCCaggaaaatacacaatataaa GACAAAACCACCCCTGTCCAAACCCATCATCGAAACCCACTCCACAGACTCCTTACTACTAG attCCCACAGCCTCGACTCGGACCGGTACTGCATCATCGGAGCGGACCTCAGAGACATCTCCAACATGGATGAAAAACTGAAGAAGTTCCAGCTCAACCCAGA ACTACCTACGTTGTTCCTGTCAGAGTGTGTGCTGGTTTACATGAGGCCCTCCCAGTCCTCCAACCTACTTCACTGGGCAGCAGAGACATTCCACACGGCCATGTTCATCAGCTACGAACAG GTGAACATGAGTGATCGATTCGGCCAGGTGATGATCGAGAACCTGCAGCGCCGCCAGTGCACCCTCGCGGGAGTGGAGGCCTGTCAATCGTTGGACTCTCAG AGGGAGCGCTTTCTGAAGACGGGCTGGGAGCAGGCGGACGCTCTGGACATGATGACAGTATACAGTATGCTGCCTCAGGACGACGTGGCGAG AATTGAGCGACTGGAGTTCCTGGATGAAAGGGAGCTGCTGCAACAGCTTCTGCAACACTACAGCATCTGCTGGGCCTTCAAGGACAAACTCAACCTGG GTCTGTCGCAGTTGGCGTTCTGA
- the hbae4 gene encoding hemoglobin subunit alpha-D-like encodes MLSTKEKELIAQIWERLTPVAEDIGSDALLRMFASYPGTKTYFSHLDISARSAHLLSHGKKIVLAIAEGARDISQLTVTLAPLQTLHAYQLRIDPTNFKLFSHCMLVTLACHMGDDFTAVAHAAIDKYLSAFAAVLAEKYR; translated from the exons ATGCTCTCAAcgaaggagaaggagctgatTGCACAAATATGGGAACGGCTGACTCCTGTGGCAGAAGACATTGGCTCAGACGCGCTTCTTAG GATGTTCGCCTCTTACCCCGGCACCAAGACGTACTTCTCCCACCTGGACATCAGCGCCCGCTCCGCTCACCTGCTCTCCCACGGGAAGAAGATCGTCCTGGCCATCGCAGAGGGAGCCAGAGACATCAGCCAGCTGACCGTCACTCTGGCTCCTCTGCAAACGCTGCACGCCTACCAGCTCCGGATAGACCCGACCAACTTCAAG ctcttctcACACTGTATGCTCGTCACCCTGGCCTGTCACATGGGCGACGACTTCACGGCAGTCGCACACGCGGCCATTGACAAGTACCTGTCAGCGTTCGCAGCCGTGCTCGCCGAGAAATACAGATGA
- the LOC133976230 gene encoding aquaporin-8-like codes for MSGSKRTTEVFTVEEVAREVEGARSNNTRGMYERYVQPCLAELFGTSLLVFVGCSSAIGNLGTGSVLQPALATGLTLGVLIMVFGKISGGHFNPAVSLSVYLCGGMELLMTGPYLAAQVLGGMIGAALTKVIYPTDLYDVALGGAILPGTTDLVKATIAEMMLTLILTTVVCLGEVNQQTRSPSAPFCVGLTVTANIIAGGILSGSCMNPARAFGPAVAANQWTHHWIYWVGPMGGSLLNVIFIRLFFGDQKTRVMLK; via the exons ATGTCAGGGTCCAAACGCACCACAGAGGTGTtcacagtggaggaggtggcaagggaggtggagggagcccGCAGCAACAACACTAGGGGCATGTATGAGAGGTATGTTCAGCCCTGCCTGGCCGAGCTGTTCGGGACCAGCCTGTTGGTGTTCGTGGGATGTTCGTCTGCCATTGGGAACCTGGGAACCGGCAGCGTCCTCCAGCCGGCTCTGGCCACCGGACTGACCCTGGGAGTGCTCATCATGGTGTTCGGGAAAATAAG tgggGGCCACTTTAACCCTGCAGTGTCTCTGAGCGTCTACCTGTGTGGAGGGATGGAGCTGCTCATGACGGGGCCTTACCTCGCGGCTCAGGTTCTCGGAGGGATGATCGGTGCTGCTTTGACAAAG GTCATTTACCCCACCGACTTGTACGACGTGGCCCTCGGAGGAGCCATTTTACCCGGCACCACCGACCTGGTTAAGGCCACGATCGCAGAGATGATGCTGACCCTGATCCTCACCACGGTGGTGTGTCTGGGCGAAGTCAACCAACAGACCCGCTCGCCGTCGGCTCCGTTCTGCGTCGGCCTCACGGTGACGGCCAACATAATAGCAGG AGGGATTCTGTCCGGTTCCTGCATGAACCCCGCCCGAGCCTTCGGACCTGCGGTGGCTGCCAACCAGTGGACCCATCACTGGATCTACTGGGTCGGACCCATGGGTGGTTCACTGCTCAATGTTATCTTCATCAG GTTGTTCTTTGGTGACCAGAAGACTCGTGTTATGCTAAAGTGA